The Fusarium fujikuroi IMI 58289 draft genome, chromosome FFUJ_chr05 DNA segment GACGACCATATAGCCCTGCCAGTCTTTATTTGTAGCACCCTGCTCTCACACCTGGCATTTCAAGTGTGTAAGATCACTGCTCAACTCCCCGCAATACCCCATTTTCATCTGCCCCAACTGTCGAGCTGGTGCCGATTTAGAGGCCGATGTCGACGAACTGGCCGAAGAATGGCAGCAGCTTAAGAACGAAGCCGAGGCGGAAGCATCAACTCCAGCTCAAGCTGACACTGAGCCTGAGACGGATCCGGTGCCTGCCGCTGCTAACTCGGGAACTTCGACACCGGAGCGATCGCACACAGCCGACATAGACCACATGGATGTGACTGTCAACATCACACCAGAAACACCTCAGCGAAATGAAGTTAGCCATGCTATATCCGAGCCGTTGCCTATTCGAAATGCGGCCTCAGCTCCACGAAGAGTTGGCCAGCTGGGAGATAGTCGAACACCGTCACCTCCAGGCGGCACTGAAGGACCAATCACCCCACGAAATAATGTTGGACCATGGGTTTTTGATGGCAGTGCCGGCCGTACAGTGAGCGCCACAGAAGGCGAAATGACAAGTATAGATGCCGCAGCACAGCCAGATACGAGCGAACACGACATCACGGTTCGATAATGACTTCATTCGAAGCCTAGTTCAAATTACTACATATATACAGACCACTTAACCCTTAAGCGGGGCTTGGGAACGATTACATATATGGCGTTCTGTTGGTTTGTCCTGGCTTTCATGGCAGCAAAGGCGTTGGGGGTTTTTTAAAACACAGTCATCTGTCGAAAAATACAGAATTGGTTTGCTTGGGCTGGTGCGGCACAGCGTTGTCCTGGTTCATTCTCCTAAGAGATATTTGAGGGAAATTTAGACGCAAGAGAGTGGACGTTTATAAGGGATAGGATGCGAACGGCCAAATATGGGCCTATGAGCAGGAGTTAATGGAATAGACTTGTTCTCATATCATTCCAACTGAGATGCTAAAGATGTCGGGTAGCTTCGCAAGATGGGATGCTGTTTTCATGAAGGCGTTCGTATAACGAACGCCACTGCATACGTAGGCAAATGGACCTTGATGTGCTATCTCCAGCGTCAACACTAGCCTTGGAAAATGGGAATTGTTAATTCATATCCTTTCGTTGATTTCGAAAAGCTTTcatttgtcttgtctttctcgcATCTTAAGAAATGGCATTATGTCATCACCGTTGTTCCCGGCACCGAGATGATCCGGGCTAATCGCCGAGTGCGGGCGGCCTGTCCGGGGTTGTGCTAAATTTCGACGGGCTTTAGTCGCAAACTCATCCGCCAGCGCCAATACTCCGACCAAGCATTTCTTTGCCCTTTGCACTTTGCTAGAATTGAATCGAGATTTGTCCTTCTCTTATTCTTGCTAGCAGGCGCATCACAATAATGCTTCGTCCATTTACTCAGTACCTGCCAACAAGGGCCCGGGCATCATGCTCAAGGGTCTTAGGGCAGGCTTCCAAGCTTTCGTTGGCGCGGAAATCTATGGCTACCGTTCATGTGAAGGGAATCGAGAAGGTATTTTTCATGATGTATGTATTGAAAACACTCAGCTAATGTGTAATAGGACCCTACAGAACTTGACCGAGTCACAACACTTCCCAATGGCCTACGAGTTGCATCAGAAGCCCTCCCCGGATCCTTCGCCGGCGTAGGTGTCTATATCGAAGGCGGTTCTCGATTCGAAAATGACTCTCTCCGCGGTGTATCTCATATCATGGACCGTCTTGCTTTCAAATCGACATCGAAGCGCTCCGCAGACGATATGCTCGAGCAGGTCGAGGCCTTGGGTGGAAATATTCAGTGCGCCTCTTCAAGAGAGAGCATGATGTACCAAGCCGCTACCTTTAACAACGCTGTTCCCCCGACAATCGAACTTCTCGCCGAAACGATTCGCGACCCTCAAATTACGGAGGAGGAGGTAGCCGAGCAGATCGAGACCGCGCGGTATGAAATTCGAGAGATCTGGAGCAAGCCCGAGCTTATCTTGCCCGAGCTGGTGCACACTGCTGCATTTAAGGATAATACGCTTGGAAATCCATTACTGTGCCCGGAAGAGAGGTTAGGCGTTATTGACAGAAATACTGTTTTGGCATACCGAGACCTCTTTTACCGGCCTGAGAGAATGGTTGTAGCGTATGCTGGAGTTGAGCATGGAGAGGCTGTCCGATTAACCGAAAAGTTCTTCGGTGATATGAAGAAGGGTAGCGAACGGGTTCAAGAGATCACTGGCTCTGAGACAAGTGAGAGTGAACTATCAGATAGCGAAGccagctcatcctcagcgTCTTCATCACCACAGTCCTCCTCAGGCCTCCTCTCACGATTCTTCAAGCACACCCCCTCCGCTTCTCAAAACCTTCAAAATCTCCCCTCTCAAAACGACATCACAAAGCCCTCTAAATACACTGGAGGCTTCCTCTCACTCCCCGCTCAACCAGCTAACCTGAGCGGTCTCCCTACTTTCACACATATTCACCTCGCTTTTGAGGGTCTGCCCGTGGCTTCGGATGATATCTATGCCCTTGCCACACTCCAGACGCTTCTTGGTGGCGGCGGATCTTTCTCCGCTGGTGGACCGGGCAAGGGCATGTACTCTCGTTTGTATACTAATGTGCTGAACCAGCATGGCTGGGTTGAGTCATGTATGGCATTTAACCACTCCTACACTGATTCTGGTCTCTTCGGTATCTCAGCAAGCTGTCTTCCTGGCCGTACCGCCAACATGCTCGACGTTATGTGCC contains these protein-coding regions:
- a CDS encoding probable mitochondrial processing peptidase alpha chain precursor MPP, with protein sequence MLRPFTQYLPTRARASCSRVLGQASKLSLARKSMATVHVKGIEKDPTELDRVTTLPNGLRVASEALPGSFAGVGVYIEGGSRFENDSLRGVSHIMDRLAFKSTSKRSADDMLEQVEALGGNIQCASSRESMMYQAATFNNAVPPTIELLAETIRDPQITEEEVAEQIETARYEIREIWSKPELILPELVHTAAFKDNTLGNPLLCPEERLGVIDRNTVLAYRDLFYRPERMVVAYAGVEHGEAVRLTEKFFGDMKKGSERVQEITGSETSESELSDSEASSSSASSSPQSSSGLLSRFFKHTPSASQNLQNLPSQNDITKPSKYTGGFLSLPAQPANLSGLPTFTHIHLAFEGLPVASDDIYALATLQTLLGGGGSFSAGGPGKGMYSRLYTNVLNQHGWVESCMAFNHSYTDSGLFGISASCLPGRTANMLDVMCQELRALTLTTGFSRLQETEVARAKNQLRSSLLMNLESRMVELEDLGRSIQVHGRKIPVKDMCRRIENLTVDDLRRVAKMVVGGKVKNPGGGSGAPTVVLQEAQAYGVSSHSMSWDQIQDRIDSWKLGST